The Microcella flavibacter DNA segment GGCTCCTGCTGACCGCCGACCACGGCATGCTCGACGTGCCCGAGCACCGCCGGCTCGTGATCGCGGCCGACGATCCGGTGTGGGAGGGCGTGCGCCACGTGGCGGGGGAGCCGCGCTGCCTGCAGCTCGCCCTCGAGGACGACGCCGATCCCGCGGCGGTGCTCGAGCGGTGGCGGGCGGCGGAGGGCGCGCGCGCCTGGGTGGTCACGCGACAGGAGGCGATCGACGCGGGCTGGTTCGGCGCCGTGCGCCCGGAGGTGCTGCCGCGCATCGGCGACGTGCTCGTCGCGGCGCGCGCCGCGGTCGCGTACTACGACGAGCGGACGGCGACGCCGCGCTCGCTGGCGATGGTCGGGCAGCACGGATCGCTGTCGCCGGAGGAGACGCGCATCCCGCTCGCGCGCTGGGGCGCCTACGCCGCCTGACCCCCACCGCGCCGAGGCGCAGGGGCGGGGCTCAGGCCGGGTCCTCGTCCGGCCGGGCGCCGAACACGATCTCGTCCCAGCTGGGCATCGCGGCGCGGCCGCGACGGTTCGCGGTGCGGCCCGCATCGGCGCCGTCGATGGGCGCGATGGATCGGGGTGCGGGAGCGTCGTCCTCCGGCTCGGCGGCCGCGTCCTCGCCCATGTCCAGCGGGATGTCGATGATGCGGATGCTCCCCGTCGACGGGTGCGCCGCCCGCGAGGTCTCCCGGTCGTCCTGGGGGGCCGGCTCCCGCTCCCCGCGGCGGCGGCGCAGCGCCTCGAGCAGGTCGGCGGTGTTGGAGACGTCCGCGGTCTGCTCCTGCTCCGGGGCCGTCCGCACGCCGGTGCGGGCGGGAGCGATCGAGATCGGCGCGGCGGGCGAGGAGGCGGGGGAGGACGGCGAGCTGATCGCCACCGGCGCGTCGCCGAGGTCGTCGGAGAGCAGGAAGGCGCCGCTGTCGAAGCGGCTGCGGTCGTCGGCGTCGGCCGCGGGCACGGCGCGCAGGCGGGGGATGAGGGTCGCCGGGGTCTCGCTCTGCTGCGAGAGGGACTGGGCCTCGTGGTTCGCGGGGACGAGCGCCGACTTCTTCGGCTCGAAGGTCCACCGCGCCTCGCGCTCCGTCTCGCCCTCGAGGAAGGAGACGGTCACGAGCCAGTGCTGCTCGAGCTTGCGGCTCGCCCAGCGCACCTCCGTCGCCGAGACGTCGTCGAGCCGCGAGTCGATGACCCCGCCGAAGGTGTGGGCGGCGACGCCGGTCTCGGTGTCGGCGGCCACGGCGACGGGGACGCTGCGCGCGGCGGTGACGACGTACTCGCGCTCGGCGAGCACCGGGCCCTCGAAGCGCTGCACGTACTCGAGGGGCTCACCCGTGCGCTCGACGACCTCGGCGGCCGAGAGGCCCGAGCGGATGAGCGTCTGCACCTCCCGCGGCGACACCCGGTGGGCCGCCGCGGCGGCCGGCCGGTTCTGCCGCAGAGCGGTGTGGAGCGCCTCGGTGATGGGAACGCGGTAGCGCGCTCCGTCAGCGGAGACGACGATCAGGGCGCCGTTCTCGGCTCCGATGGCGGTGAGTTCGTCCATGACGAGACCCTCTCGTTCGCGGTGGTCGGGCACAGCATCCCACGGCGGGGGGCCGCATCCCGGGAATAGCGCGGGCGTGCCGCGAGTTGGCGCTCGAGCAGGCCCGAGATGAGGGTTCTGAGAGGGTTTGCGTTTCGCAGGGCCTTCCTGCAAACTGTGCCCGCCGACCGCGGCCCTCGACGTCTTCCTGCAGCGTCCTCCCCTCGATCCACCCTCCTGAGACACCCCCAGAACGGACACCATGGCTACCGATTACGACGCACCCCGCAAGACCGACGAGGACACCGACTCGATCCAGGCCTTGCAGGAGCGCGTGCCCGACAAGATGTCGGGCGTCGTCGACGCCGAGGACGCCGACAACCCCGGGTTCGAGCTCGGCGGCGCCGACCTCGCCGACCTCGACCTCGACGTCGTCGTGCTGCCGCCGCAGGCCGACGAGTTCACCTGCGTGAGCTGCTTCCTCGTGAAGCACCGCTCGCAGCTCGACCACGAGGAGAAGCTCGGCGCCGTCTGCCGGGAGTGCGCCGCCTGACGCACCATCACGACCTCACGGCCGTCGCCCCTCACCCGGGGCGGCGGCCGTTCACGTTGTGCGGCGCCGTCGCCGGCGGCGGGTCCCCGCGGGTCGAGCGGCGCGAACCTCAGGCCGCCGCGGCCGCGCGCTCGGCGCGCAGCGCGGCCACGAGCTGCTCCGGCCGCCGGGTCGACAGCAGCCAGTAGGGGGCGGGGTCGTCGGGGTCGAGCACCGCGATGCGCACGACCGGCTCGACCCAGCCGCGCAGCATGAGCCAGGCGCGAGCATCCCCGCCCGGGCCCTTCTCGTGCCGCGCGTCGTCGCCGCGGGCCACGACCGCCTCGCCGGTGAGGGCGACGGGGATGCTCGCGCGGCCCGCGCGGAGCATCCCGTCGCCCACCGCGATCTCGGGGGCCGACGTCAGCAGCAGCGCGGTGCTGCCGGCGGCGAGCACGATCGCGACGACCCCGCCGACGATGAGGTCGATGGGGGAGAAGACGAGCAGTGTCGCGGGGATGACGAGCGCGATGACGCCGTACATCCAGGCGGAGGGCCACAGTCGCTCGCGATAGCTCGTCATGCCCCCTATTCGACCATGCACTAGCCTCGACGCGTGCCGAACGACGTCGAGGTGCTCATCCAGGGCGAGCGGGTTCCGCAGTACGCGCACCCCGGCGACGCGGGCGCCGATCTGCTGGCCGCGGAGGCCGTGGTCATCCCCCCGGGGGAGCGCGCGACGATCGGCACCGGCACCGCCATCGCCCTGCCGGACGGCTGCGTCGCCCTCATCGTGCCCCGCAGCGGTCTCGCCGCGCGGCACGGCATCACGATCGTCAACAGCCCCGGCACCGTCGACGCCGGCTACCGCGGCGAGATCCGTGTGACGCTGCTCAACACCGACGCCCGCGAGGCCTTCGAGGTGCGGGTCGGCGACCGCATCGCGCAGATGATCGTGCAGGAGGTGCTGCGCGCCCGGTTCGTGCCCGTCGAGACGCTGCCGGGCAGCCACCGCGGTGAGCGGGGCTTCGGGTCGACGGGCTACCGTGGAGCACCCGCCTCGATCGAAGGAGCACCCGAGTGACCGACACGAGCCTGACCGACGGTCCGCTGCCCGACGACGCCAAGTCGGCGCCGGAGGACCGCGAGTCCGCCGGACCGCTCGACGAGAGCGAGGCCAACGCGGTGCGCCCCTACGTCGATCTCGGCGGGGTGAAGATCGTGCCCCGGCCCGACCTGCAGCTGCGGCTCGAGGTGGAGGAGGGCTCGAAGCGGGTCATCGCCGTCGGCATCGACTACGCCGGCTCGACGCTGCAGGTGCAGCCCTTCGCCGCCCCCCGCACGAGCGGGCTCTGGCACGAGGTGCGGGCGCAGATCACCGAGCAGATCAAGAAGCAGGGCGGCGAGACCTCCGAGCGCGCGGGCGCTTTCGGCCCCGAGATCATCGCCCGCATCCCCGTCGCCGGCGGCGATGCGGGCGCGATGCGCATCGCCCGCTTCATCGGCGTCGACGGGCCCCGGTGGTTCCTGCGCGGCGTCGTCGCCGGTCAGGGCGCCGTCGACGCGGCGGCCGCCGAGCAGATCGACGATGTCTTCCGCAGCATCGTGGTCGTCCGCGGCCAGACGCCGATGCCGCCGCGCGACCTCATCCCGCTCACGGTGCCCGCCGGGGCGACGCAGTCCGCCGCGACGCCCGGTGCCGCGGGCTCGGCCGCCGCCGCTCCTCCCGCACCCCCCGCATGAGCCCGGAGCCGCGCCCCGAGGAGGGCCCGCGCGACGAGGCCCCGCGCCCCGCGAGCGACCCGCGGACGGCCGACGGTGCCGCCGACCCCGCTCCCTCGGTGACGGATGCCCTCTCCGAGGCCGCGCGCAAGTCCGCGTTCGCGCGCGTCGCGCCCGGCGAGCGGCCCACCGCGGCCGACCTCTGGGCCGCCGTGGGCGGCGTGCGCGGGCTCGTTGAGTCGCTGCTGCCCGGGTT contains these protein-coding regions:
- a CDS encoding DUF3093 domain-containing protein, with product MTSYRERLWPSAWMYGVIALVIPATLLVFSPIDLIVGGVVAIVLAAGSTALLLTSAPEIAVGDGMLRAGRASIPVALTGEAVVARGDDARHEKGPGGDARAWLMLRGWVEPVVRIAVLDPDDPAPYWLLSTRRPEQLVAALRAERAAAAA
- the dut gene encoding dUTP diphosphatase, which translates into the protein MPNDVEVLIQGERVPQYAHPGDAGADLLAAEAVVIPPGERATIGTGTAIALPDGCVALIVPRSGLAARHGITIVNSPGTVDAGYRGEIRVTLLNTDAREAFEVRVGDRIAQMIVQEVLRARFVPVETLPGSHRGERGFGSTGYRGAPASIEGAPE
- a CDS encoding DUF3710 domain-containing protein; this translates as MTDTSLTDGPLPDDAKSAPEDRESAGPLDESEANAVRPYVDLGGVKIVPRPDLQLRLEVEEGSKRVIAVGIDYAGSTLQVQPFAAPRTSGLWHEVRAQITEQIKKQGGETSERAGAFGPEIIARIPVAGGDAGAMRIARFIGVDGPRWFLRGVVAGQGAVDAAAAEQIDDVFRSIVVVRGQTPMPPRDLIPLTVPAGATQSAATPGAAGSAAAAPPAPPA
- the sepH gene encoding septation protein SepH, with amino-acid sequence MDELTAIGAENGALIVVSADGARYRVPITEALHTALRQNRPAAAAAHRVSPREVQTLIRSGLSAAEVVERTGEPLEYVQRFEGPVLAEREYVVTAARSVPVAVAADTETGVAAHTFGGVIDSRLDDVSATEVRWASRKLEQHWLVTVSFLEGETEREARWTFEPKKSALVPANHEAQSLSQQSETPATLIPRLRAVPAADADDRSRFDSGAFLLSDDLGDAPVAISSPSSPASSPAAPISIAPARTGVRTAPEQEQTADVSNTADLLEALRRRRGEREPAPQDDRETSRAAHPSTGSIRIIDIPLDMGEDAAAEPEDDAPAPRSIAPIDGADAGRTANRRGRAAMPSWDEIVFGARPDEDPA
- a CDS encoding DUF4193 domain-containing protein produces the protein MATDYDAPRKTDEDTDSIQALQERVPDKMSGVVDAEDADNPGFELGGADLADLDLDVVVLPPQADEFTCVSCFLVKHRSQLDHEEKLGAVCRECAA